The following nucleotide sequence is from Bacteroidales bacterium.
CTTGAACGAAACCTGAACTTAACCTTTCAGCTTTTTGAGCAAAACATCCCGATGATCATCGCCCTGAACATGTGGGATGAAACAAAGCACCAGGGAATTTCCATAGACGTTGAAAAACTGGAACAATTACTGGGAGTTCCGGTCGTCCCAACTTCAGCGATCAGCGGTAAAGGGATTCTTCAACTCATAAAACGTTTACCCGAAGTACGGGCAAGATACCTGGCACCCTTATCAACGCATGAACGATGGGGGCAAATCGGAGATATCGTCTCCCAGGTTCAGGTGCTCGGACACAAACATCACACTTTCCTTGAACGGCTGGATGAACTTTCCTTAAA
It contains:
- a CDS encoding 50S ribosome-binding GTPase; this translates as MRILLAGNPNVGKSVVFSRLTGAKVIASNYPGTTVTLTKGFMHYVDETAEIIDLPGTYSLHGSGTDEKVAVDMISEMTGDDVLVNVLDATNLERNLNLTFQLFEQNIPMIIALNMWDETKHQGISIDVEKLEQLLGVPVVPTSAISGKGILQLIKRLPEVRARYLAPLSTHERWGQIGDIVSQVQVLGHKHHTFLERLDELSL